One stretch of Fusobacterium perfoetens DNA includes these proteins:
- the rpsL gene encoding 30S ribosomal protein S12, with the protein MPTLNQLVKKGRQTLEEKGKSPALQGNPQRRGVCVRVYTTTPKKPNSALRKVARVKLTNGLEVTCYIPGEGHNLQEHSIALIRGGRTKDLPGVRYKIIRGALDTAGVNNRKQSRSKYGVKKA; encoded by the coding sequence ATGCCTACTTTAAATCAATTAGTAAAAAAAGGAAGACAAACTTTAGAAGAAAAAGGAAAGTCACCAGCATTACAAGGAAACCCACAAAGAAGAGGAGTTTGTGTTAGAGTATACACTACTACACCTAAAAAACCAAACTCAGCTTTAAGAAAAGTTGCCAGAGTAAAATTAACTAACGGTCTAGAAGTAACTTGCTACATTCCAGGTGAAGGACACAACTTACAGGAACACTCAATCGCTCTTATAAGAGGTGGAAGAACTAAAGACTTACCAGGGGTTAGATACAAAATTATAAGAGGAGCTCTAGATACAGCAGGAGTTAACAACAGAAAACAATCAAGATCTAAATACGGTGTAAAAAAAGCGTAA
- a CDS encoding SLC13 family permease gives MTQFTKRNIYLVIGFMLIIFGRYIPLPDGMQPSGMNVVGIFAGVLILWLTVAIDWPSLLCIGALGLVPEIGFKPIFAASFGNETIIFLICTFMCTYALSETPFLNRCALSFITSPAAKKGPWQFVISFFAAVICIGCFVSPTVLFVVFLPIVEKINEILKLKRGDKIANMLMMGLAFCVSVSAGMTPIAHVFSIMAMGFYNTATGLSIGYGQYMAFAVPVGILSTAFLVLIFRFILNPDMSEIKDIDISILKKELKPMDKKEKMILLVFCFIVILWVLPSLLKDVVPAVMKISKLGTAFPPILGVIIYSVITFDKKPLLNFNEGMKKGVQWSSIIMCAGTLAIGSAMTNKSIGLTHYIIETLSPILKDVSPIFLIIIFTAWACIQTNFSSNMVTVTVVTTVAVPLIQAANGTVSCPAVVSIIGMMSAYAFATPPAMPHVAMAIGSGWTDTGSMMKHGFIFMFVTILITVFIGYPIAAALM, from the coding sequence ATGACACAGTTTACAAAAAGAAATATTTATTTAGTGATAGGATTTATGCTTATAATCTTTGGAAGATATATACCTCTTCCAGATGGAATGCAGCCTTCAGGTATGAATGTTGTAGGAATATTTGCAGGAGTTCTTATTTTATGGCTTACAGTTGCTATTGATTGGCCAAGTCTTTTATGCATAGGAGCTTTGGGGCTTGTACCTGAAATAGGTTTTAAACCTATTTTTGCAGCTTCATTTGGAAATGAGACTATTATTTTTCTTATATGTACTTTTATGTGTACTTATGCTCTTTCAGAAACACCTTTTTTAAATAGATGTGCCTTGTCATTTATAACAAGTCCGGCAGCTAAAAAAGGGCCATGGCAATTTGTAATTTCTTTTTTTGCAGCTGTTATATGCATAGGATGTTTTGTATCTCCTACAGTATTATTTGTAGTTTTTCTTCCAATAGTTGAAAAAATAAATGAAATTTTAAAACTTAAAAGAGGAGATAAAATTGCAAATATGCTTATGATGGGATTGGCTTTTTGTGTATCAGTATCAGCTGGTATGACTCCTATAGCTCATGTCTTCAGTATTATGGCAATGGGATTTTATAATACTGCAACAGGTTTAAGCATAGGGTATGGACAGTATATGGCATTTGCGGTTCCTGTGGGAATATTAAGTACAGCTTTTCTTGTTTTGATTTTCAGATTTATTTTGAATCCTGATATGTCAGAAATAAAAGATATAGATATATCTATTTTAAAAAAAGAACTAAAACCAATGGATAAAAAAGAAAAAATGATTTTACTTGTATTTTGCTTTATTGTTATTTTATGGGTGCTTCCAAGTCTTTTAAAAGATGTAGTTCCAGCTGTTATGAAAATAAGCAAACTTGGAACAGCATTTCCTCCAATTTTAGGAGTAATTATCTATTCAGTGATAACATTTGATAAAAAACCTTTGCTTAATTTTAATGAGGGAATGAAAAAAGGAGTGCAGTGGTCAAGTATTATTATGTGTGCAGGAACTCTTGCAATAGGAAGTGCAATGACAAATAAAAGTATAGGACTTACTCATTACATTATAGAAACTTTAAGCCCTATTTTAAAAGATGTATCTCCTATATTTTTAATAATAATTTTTACAGCATGGGCATGCATACAAACTAATTTTTCATCAAATATGGTTACAGTAACAGTAGTAACAACAGTGGCAGTTCCTCTTATACAAGCAGCAAATGGGACAGTTTCTTGTCCAGCTGTAGTTTCTATAATAGGAATGATGTCAGCTTATGCTTTTGCAACTCCTCCAGCAATGCCTCATGTAGCTATGGCAATAGGATCAGGATGGACAGACACAGGAAGTATGATGAAGCATGGATTTATTTTTATGTTTGTCACAATACTTATAACAGTTTTTATAGGTTATCCAATAGCAGCAGCTCTTATGTAA
- the rpsG gene encoding 30S ribosomal protein S7, with protein sequence MSRRRAAVKRDVLPDSRYSDKVVTKTINAFMVDGKKSLAESIFYSAMDLIKEKTGKEGYDVFKQALENIKPQVEVRSRRIGGATYQVPTEVRLERQQTLALRWLVTYTRERKEYGMVEKLAAELIAASNNEGATVKKKEDTYRMAEANRAFAHYKY encoded by the coding sequence ATGTCAAGAAGAAGAGCAGCAGTTAAAAGAGATGTATTACCTGATTCAAGATATTCTGATAAGGTAGTTACTAAAACTATAAATGCATTCATGGTAGATGGAAAAAAATCATTAGCAGAATCTATATTCTATTCAGCAATGGATTTAATAAAAGAAAAAACTGGTAAAGAGGGGTACGATGTATTCAAACAAGCTTTAGAAAACATTAAACCTCAAGTTGAAGTAAGATCAAGAAGAATCGGAGGAGCTACTTACCAAGTTCCAACTGAAGTAAGATTAGAAAGACAACAAACTCTAGCTTTAAGATGGCTTGTTACTTATACAAGAGAAAGAAAAGAGTATGGAATGGTTGAAAAGTTAGCAGCTGAATTAATCGCAGCATCTAACAATGAAGGTGCAACTGTTAAGAAAAAAGAAGATACTTATAGAATGGCTGAAGCTAACAGAGCATTCGCACACTATAAATATTAA
- a CDS encoding xanthine dehydrogenase family protein molybdopterin-binding subunit, whose protein sequence is MKIVNKPTPKIDSINLITGKPVYTDDLVLNNNTLIIKLLRSPYAYAKIKSIDKKAAMLVPGVEGIYTFEDVPKTRFTSAGQSYPEPSPYDRRLLDEYVRYVGDPVAIIAAEDEKTALKAMKLIKVEYEVLEPLLDYEKATTSNIKVHMEEAHTNYDIGYNRSKNLASHLLYTKGDVEAGLSESDVVIERTYRTQAQIQSMMETYRSYSYYDVNGRLTTIASTQIPFHVRRHLARILGLDASKIRVIKPRIGGGFGAKQTMVCEMYSAFVTMMTKKPSKIIFTRKETQVCGNTRHAMTLNVKIGSDKEGNIKGIDIKVISNTGAYGEHAPTVTGLVSFKTFPLYEKIPMRMEADVVYTNTMVGAAFRGYGATQGTFAVESAVNELAEILKISPVEIRMKNLVEPGKDSYIASGSVKRCIEIGKEKFNWDERYPRRVMPDGKIRGCGMAVTMQGSGIAGVDTGSATVRLNDAGNFTVQVGVTDMGQGSDTVMTMMAAEVLEVPMSEIIINTSDTDVSPYDPGAYASSGTYVTGKAVVLACEKMREEILKTASVILEIPKEDLIYCGDHVENADGTKSVTIKDLAMKSVSFDLRNQLTTSATWGSETSPPPFVAGFAEVEIDPATGVCEVLDILSVVDCGTPVNPSAARVQVEGGMAQGIGLALYENILFDEKGRVMTDSFMQYKIPCRKDLHKMDVEFSRSYEETGPFGAKSIGEVVINTPAPAIAAAIKNAVGINFRKLPITSEDILMGILKK, encoded by the coding sequence GTGAAAATAGTAAATAAACCTACACCTAAAATTGATAGTATAAATCTTATAACAGGTAAACCTGTTTATACAGATGATCTTGTTTTAAATAATAATACATTAATAATAAAACTTTTAAGAAGCCCATATGCCTATGCAAAAATTAAATCAATTGATAAAAAAGCAGCGATGCTTGTGCCAGGAGTAGAGGGGATATATACTTTTGAAGATGTACCAAAGACAAGATTTACTTCAGCAGGACAAAGTTATCCAGAACCATCTCCTTATGACAGAAGACTTTTAGATGAGTATGTTCGTTATGTGGGAGATCCTGTAGCAATAATAGCAGCAGAAGATGAAAAAACAGCTTTAAAAGCTATGAAACTTATAAAAGTAGAATATGAAGTTTTAGAGCCTCTTCTTGATTATGAAAAAGCGACAACATCAAATATAAAAGTTCATATGGAAGAAGCACATACAAATTATGATATAGGATATAACAGAAGTAAAAATCTTGCATCTCATCTTTTATATACTAAAGGAGATGTTGAGGCGGGACTTTCAGAAAGTGATGTTGTTATAGAAAGAACATATCGTACTCAGGCACAAATTCAGTCAATGATGGAGACATATCGTTCTTATAGTTACTATGATGTTAACGGAAGATTGACTACAATAGCTTCAACTCAGATTCCTTTCCATGTAAGAAGACATCTTGCAAGAATTCTTGGACTTGATGCCAGCAAGATAAGGGTTATAAAGCCAAGAATAGGTGGAGGATTTGGAGCAAAACAAACAATGGTTTGTGAAATGTACTCAGCTTTTGTTACAATGATGACTAAAAAACCTTCAAAAATAATTTTTACAAGAAAAGAAACTCAAGTTTGTGGAAATACAAGACATGCAATGACTCTTAATGTAAAAATAGGTTCAGATAAAGAAGGAAATATCAAAGGAATAGATATAAAAGTAATATCAAATACAGGTGCTTATGGGGAACATGCCCCTACAGTAACAGGGCTTGTATCTTTCAAAACTTTCCCTCTTTATGAAAAAATTCCAATGAGAATGGAAGCTGATGTAGTGTATACAAATACAATGGTTGGAGCTGCATTCAGAGGATATGGAGCTACACAGGGAACTTTTGCTGTAGAATCAGCAGTTAATGAACTTGCAGAAATTTTAAAAATTTCTCCTGTGGAAATAAGAATGAAAAATCTTGTTGAACCTGGAAAAGATAGTTATATAGCAAGTGGAAGTGTAAAAAGATGTATAGAGATAGGTAAAGAGAAATTTAATTGGGACGAAAGATATCCAAGAAGAGTTATGCCTGATGGAAAAATAAGAGGGTGTGGAATGGCTGTAACAATGCAGGGTTCAGGTATTGCAGGAGTTGATACAGGATCAGCAACTGTAAGACTTAATGATGCAGGAAACTTTACAGTTCAAGTTGGTGTAACAGATATGGGACAAGGAAGTGACACTGTTATGACAATGATGGCAGCAGAAGTTCTTGAAGTTCCTATGTCTGAAATAATAATAAATACAAGTGATACAGATGTTTCTCCTTATGATCCAGGAGCATATGCTTCAAGTGGAACTTATGTAACAGGAAAAGCAGTTGTTCTTGCATGTGAAAAAATGAGAGAAGAAATTTTAAAAACAGCATCTGTAATTTTAGAAATTCCAAAAGAAGATTTAATTTACTGTGGAGATCATGTTGAAAATGCAGATGGAACAAAATCAGTAACAATTAAAGATTTAGCAATGAAGTCAGTTTCTTTTGATTTAAGAAATCAGCTTACAACTTCAGCAACTTGGGGAAGTGAAACATCTCCTCCTCCTTTCGTAGCAGGATTTGCAGAAGTAGAAATAGATCCAGCAACAGGAGTATGTGAAGTTTTAGATATTCTTTCTGTAGTTGATTGTGGAACACCAGTAAATCCAAGTGCAGCAAGAGTTCAGGTAGAAGGAGGAATGGCTCAGGGAATAGGTCTTGCTCTTTATGAAAATATTCTTTTTGATGAAAAAGGAAGAGTAATGACAGACAGTTTCATGCAGTATAAAATTCCTTGCAGAAAAGATTTACATAAAATGGATGTTGAATTCAGCAGAAGCTATGAAGAAACAGGTCCTTTTGGGGCAAAATCAATAGGAGAGGTAGTAATAAATACTCCAGCTCCAGCTATAGCTGCAGCTATAAAAAATGCAGTTGGTATTAATTTCAGAAAACTTCCTATAACTTCAGAAGATATTCTTATGGGAATTTTAAAAAAATAA
- a CDS encoding ABC-F family ATP-binding cassette domain-containing protein produces MALLHVENLYKGFSGETLFKNITFSIDQKDKIGVIGVNGAGKTTLIKMMLEIEENDVDPSTDRRGTISKKGNLKVGYLSQNINLNYENTVFEELMTVFSSVLEDYKKIHELSLRLNIEEENFDKIMEELSLVSTRYEQAEGYSIEYKVKQILNGLSLPEDLWNVKIGDLSGGQKSRTALGKILLEEPELLILDEPTNHLDLIAIEWLEKFLKDYNKAVMVVSHDRYFLDNVANRIFEIEGKTLRTYKGNFTDYTIQKEAYLSGAVKAFEKEQDKIKKIEEYVQRYKAGIKSKQARGRQKLLDRMEKMENPVFSKRKMKLKFEIERPSVDRVLKIEKLSKSYDGKRLFKNLNLEIFRGERVGIIGKNGVGKSTLLKIVNGLEKADSGTVTIGDKVTIGYYDQNHQGLDFKATILNEFLYNYPMSEEEVRTLAGGFLFPEDDVMKTIGSLSGGEKARVTLMKLILKKANFLILDEPTNHLDIYSREVLEEALEDYEGTILVVSHDRYFLEGIVNTIYEITEDGAEKFKGDYEAYCAQKKNIKEEKVSDGINDYEEQKRIKNRISSLEKKYIEVEKDIEKLENKKEVAQKDYELAGKINDLEKLLEIQNRLDSLDNDILNKMEEWESIENELKTLKNTL; encoded by the coding sequence ATGGCATTACTACATGTAGAGAATTTATATAAAGGGTTTTCAGGAGAGACTCTTTTTAAAAATATAACTTTTTCAATAGATCAGAAAGATAAGATAGGTGTTATTGGGGTAAATGGAGCTGGTAAAACAACTCTTATAAAAATGATGCTTGAAATAGAAGAAAATGATGTAGATCCTTCAACAGACAGAAGAGGGACAATATCAAAAAAAGGAAATCTTAAAGTAGGATATCTGTCTCAAAATATAAATCTTAATTATGAAAATACAGTTTTTGAAGAACTTATGACAGTTTTCAGTTCAGTTCTTGAAGATTATAAAAAAATTCATGAACTTAGTTTAAGGCTTAATATTGAAGAGGAAAATTTTGATAAAATAATGGAGGAACTTTCTCTTGTTTCAACAAGATATGAACAGGCAGAAGGATATAGTATAGAATATAAAGTTAAACAGATTTTAAATGGATTAAGTCTTCCAGAAGATTTATGGAATGTTAAAATAGGAGATCTTTCAGGGGGGCAAAAATCAAGAACAGCTCTTGGAAAAATTCTTTTAGAGGAACCTGAGCTTTTAATACTTGACGAGCCAACAAACCATTTGGATTTAATTGCAATAGAATGGCTTGAAAAATTTTTAAAAGACTATAATAAAGCTGTTATGGTTGTATCACATGATAGATATTTTCTTGATAATGTAGCAAATAGAATATTTGAAATAGAAGGAAAAACTTTAAGAACATATAAAGGGAACTTTACAGATTATACTATTCAAAAAGAGGCTTATCTTTCAGGAGCAGTAAAAGCTTTTGAGAAAGAGCAGGATAAAATAAAAAAAATAGAAGAATATGTTCAAAGATATAAGGCAGGAATAAAATCAAAACAGGCAAGAGGGCGTCAGAAACTTTTAGATAGAATGGAAAAAATGGAAAATCCAGTTTTTTCAAAAAGAAAAATGAAGCTTAAATTTGAAATAGAAAGACCAAGTGTTGACAGAGTTTTGAAAATAGAAAAACTATCAAAGTCTTATGATGGAAAAAGATTATTTAAAAACTTAAATCTTGAAATATTCAGAGGGGAAAGAGTAGGAATAATAGGAAAAAATGGAGTTGGAAAATCAACTCTTTTAAAAATAGTAAATGGCCTTGAAAAAGCTGACAGTGGGACAGTTACAATAGGAGATAAAGTAACTATTGGATATTATGATCAGAATCATCAAGGGCTGGATTTTAAAGCAACTATTTTAAATGAATTTCTATATAATTATCCCATGAGTGAAGAAGAAGTAAGAACTCTTGCTGGAGGATTTTTATTTCCTGAAGACGATGTAATGAAAACAATAGGTTCTTTAAGTGGAGGAGAAAAAGCAAGAGTTACTCTTATGAAACTTATTCTTAAAAAGGCTAATTTTTTAATACTTGACGAGCCTACGAACCATTTGGATATTTACTCAAGAGAAGTTTTAGAAGAGGCTTTAGAGGATTATGAGGGAACAATTCTTGTAGTTTCTCACGATAGATATTTTTTAGAGGGAATAGTAAATACAATATATGAAATAACAGAAGATGGAGCAGAAAAGTTTAAGGGAGATTATGAAGCTTATTGTGCTCAGAAAAAAAATATAAAAGAAGAAAAAGTTTCTGATGGTATAAATGATTATGAAGAACAAAAAAGAATAAAGAATAGAATTTCTTCTCTTGAAAAAAAATATATAGAAGTTGAAAAGGATATAGAGAAGCTTGAAAATAAAAAAGAAGTAGCTCAAAAAGATTATGAACTTGCAGGAAAAATTAATGATTTAGAAAAATTATTAGAGATACAAAATCGCCTGGATTCCTTAGATAATGACATCTTGAACAAGATGGAAGAGTGGGAATCCATTGAAAATGAACTAAAAACTTTAAAAAATACTTTGTAA